The Mucilaginibacter yixingensis genome window below encodes:
- a CDS encoding glycerol kinase GlpK has product MSNYILAIDQGTSSTKTIVFNAQGQVMAKGSVPLKTLYLPGGFVEQEPEAIWQNVLDSVKECLAEFTNAGYNINDIKTCGISNQRETFVVWDEAGQPLHNAVVWQCKRSVEVCQRLKTVDGLEAEINQRTGLIIDPYFSGTKLIWLNENNDKVKQAIAAGKTYFGNVDTWLLYKMTGGAQYLTDHTNASRTLFFNLQTLQWDGVLLEKFGLSKLNLPELKSSAAAYGESDFNGLFNSPITITAMIGDSHAAAFGEGCFTPGTAKATLGTGCSMLMNIGDTAKASGNGMVTTICWSTEDRVDYALEGVIVSCGATIEWLRTEMGLFEDSKQTEAIATSVPDNNGVYLVPAFSGLGAPHWDMSRKAEIVGLTFDCNKKHIIRAALETIPYQIKDVVTAMESDTGIALQELMVNGGITSNRFVLQFIADLTGSKLVNRGIADVSALGAALLAGLKAGIFENVEALQSLMTNQLELSPGEQQPQTEQWYAGWQKAIAKQL; this is encoded by the coding sequence GTGAGTAACTATATTTTAGCGATAGATCAGGGTACCAGCAGTACCAAAACCATTGTTTTTAACGCACAGGGCCAGGTAATGGCCAAAGGCAGCGTTCCGCTGAAAACTTTATACCTGCCCGGCGGCTTTGTGGAGCAGGAGCCCGAAGCCATTTGGCAAAACGTACTGGATTCTGTAAAAGAATGTCTGGCCGAGTTTACCAACGCCGGCTATAACATTAATGATATTAAAACCTGCGGCATCTCTAACCAACGCGAAACGTTTGTGGTTTGGGACGAAGCCGGTCAACCCCTGCACAACGCTGTAGTTTGGCAGTGCAAACGCTCGGTAGAGGTTTGCCAACGACTGAAAACCGTTGACGGACTGGAAGCCGAGATTAACCAGCGTACAGGTTTGATCATCGATCCCTATTTCTCGGGCACCAAACTCATCTGGCTGAACGAGAACAACGATAAAGTAAAACAAGCCATTGCAGCAGGCAAAACCTACTTTGGTAACGTAGATACCTGGCTGCTTTACAAAATGACCGGCGGTGCACAGTACCTCACCGATCATACCAATGCCTCGCGTACACTATTCTTCAACCTGCAAACACTGCAATGGGATGGTGTGCTACTGGAGAAATTTGGTTTGAGCAAACTGAACCTGCCTGAACTGAAATCATCAGCCGCCGCTTATGGCGAGTCTGATTTTAACGGCTTGTTCAACTCACCTATCACCATCACTGCCATGATTGGCGATTCGCACGCTGCGGCTTTTGGCGAGGGTTGTTTTACCCCCGGCACCGCCAAAGCCACATTAGGCACCGGTTGTTCTATGCTGATGAATATTGGCGACACCGCCAAAGCATCTGGCAACGGCATGGTAACCACCATTTGCTGGAGTACGGAAGATCGTGTAGACTACGCATTGGAAGGTGTGATCGTATCCTGCGGCGCCACAATAGAATGGCTGCGCACCGAGATGGGCCTGTTTGAGGACAGCAAGCAAACCGAAGCCATCGCTACATCGGTTCCAGATAACAACGGCGTTTACCTTGTCCCTGCCTTTAGCGGATTGGGTGCCCCGCATTGGGACATGAGTCGCAAGGCTGAGATTGTTGGCCTGACCTTCGATTGTAATAAGAAACATATCATCCGCGCCGCGCTGGAGACCATCCCCTACCAGATCAAAGATGTAGTAACGGCCATGGAGTCTGACACCGGCATTGCCCTGCAAGAGCTGATGGTAAACGGCGGCATCACCTCCAACCGTTTCGTCCTGCAGTTTATTGCCGACCTGACCGGCAGCAAATTGGTAAACCGCGGCATTGCCGATGTATCTGCCTTAGGCGCTGCACTTTTAGCGGGTCTAAAAGCAGGCATTTTTGAAAACGTTGAAGCCCTGCAAAGCTTAATGACCAATCAATTGGAACTAAGCCCAGGCGAACAACAGCCGCAAACCGAGCAATGGTATGCGGGCTGGCAAAAGGCTATCGCAAAGCAACTCTGA
- a CDS encoding ABC transporter substrate-binding protein: MSQNILLKGITWNHSRGFVPMTATAQRFSELHPNVNITWEKRSLQQFADLSIQQLAEIYDLLVIDHPWAGFASKTKSILPFDEYLSTEFLADQAENTVGQSHESYSFDGHQWALAIDAATPVAASRPDLLAQHGVALPKTFDDLLALAKKGLVALPGIPIDSLMQYYTFCCSLGEDPCQGDVVVSEEIGVKALKMYHELCQYIDPACFGRNPIQTYEAMTLTDEIAYCPFGYGYTNYSRDGYARKLLHFHDMITLDGKTNLRSTLGGTGLAVSSKCEHVDVAMKYAEFVASPACQIGLYTDNGGQPGHLKAWTDAANNAKTYNYFANTLPALQRAYLRPRYHGSMFFQDHAGDVVRDYLMKGGDELQVLAELNALFAESKQKVHTV, from the coding sequence ATGTCGCAAAACATCTTACTTAAAGGCATCACCTGGAACCACAGCCGCGGCTTTGTACCGATGACCGCCACCGCGCAGCGTTTTTCTGAGCTGCACCCGAACGTAAACATCACCTGGGAGAAACGCTCGCTGCAGCAGTTTGCAGATCTTTCTATACAGCAACTGGCTGAGATCTACGACCTTTTGGTGATTGATCACCCTTGGGCAGGCTTTGCCTCAAAAACAAAATCGATTCTTCCGTTTGATGAATATTTGTCGACCGAATTCCTGGCCGATCAGGCTGAAAATACCGTTGGCCAATCGCATGAGAGCTATTCTTTTGATGGGCACCAATGGGCTTTGGCTATTGATGCCGCTACCCCTGTAGCCGCCAGTCGCCCGGATTTACTGGCGCAACATGGCGTGGCATTGCCAAAAACTTTTGATGATTTATTAGCATTGGCAAAAAAAGGTCTGGTTGCCCTGCCGGGTATTCCAATTGACTCGCTGATGCAATATTATACCTTCTGCTGCTCGCTGGGTGAGGACCCATGTCAGGGCGATGTGGTGGTAAGCGAAGAGATAGGCGTTAAAGCCCTCAAAATGTACCACGAGCTTTGCCAGTACATTGATCCGGCTTGCTTTGGCCGCAACCCGATCCAAACTTATGAGGCGATGACCTTGACCGACGAGATTGCTTACTGTCCGTTCGGTTATGGTTACACCAATTACTCGCGCGATGGCTATGCACGCAAGCTGCTCCATTTCCACGATATGATTACTTTGGATGGAAAAACCAACCTGCGCAGCACACTGGGTGGCACAGGCTTGGCCGTATCATCAAAATGTGAGCACGTGGATGTGGCCATGAAATATGCTGAATTTGTGGCATCACCTGCCTGCCAGATTGGTTTATATACCGACAACGGCGGTCAGCCAGGTCACCTGAAAGCCTGGACCGATGCGGCTAACAATGCTAAAACCTATAACTACTTTGCCAATACATTGCCTGCATTGCAGCGCGCTTACCTGCGCCCGCGTTATCATGGATCGATGTTCTTCCAGGATCATGCCGGTGACGTAGTGCGCGATTACCTGATGAAAGGTGGCGACGAGCTGCAAGTACTGGCCGAGCTGAACGCCTTATTTGCAGAATCAAAACAAAAAGTACACACCGTATGA
- a CDS encoding CaiB/BaiF CoA-transferase family protein, with translation MKPLEGLTVLEFSQFMAAPTAGLRLADLGARVIKIERPVKGEAGRQIAIRNIFVDGSSLVFHTINRNKESYSADLKNPEDLAMVKKLIEQADIITHNFRPGVMEKIGLDYDAVRAINPRIVYGVVTGYGNKGPWALRPGQDLLIQSLSGLAYLSDTADAGPVPFGLATADMICGAHFVQGLLAGLLKRNKTNSSVLVEVSLLESTLDLQFEVITTYLNDGGQLPKRSNVRGSGHAYLSAPYGIYKTLNGYLSLAMGNLHQIGEAVGVDLTSYEDKNSWFERRDEIMQLLGEKIAHKTSSEWVSSLEAQGIWCAEVLTYEQTLQHEGYLAQGLKQEVTLPDGGKLSTTRCPIRINGERLYSDKAAPRPGADTDIINRQFNLS, from the coding sequence ATGAAACCATTAGAAGGTTTAACGGTACTGGAGTTTAGCCAGTTTATGGCGGCCCCTACCGCAGGCCTGCGACTGGCCGATCTGGGTGCCCGCGTCATCAAAATTGAGCGCCCGGTAAAAGGCGAGGCTGGCCGGCAAATTGCTATCCGCAACATTTTTGTAGATGGCAGCAGCCTGGTGTTTCATACCATCAACAGAAACAAAGAATCATACTCGGCAGATCTGAAGAATCCTGAGGATCTGGCGATGGTAAAAAAGCTGATCGAGCAAGCCGATATCATCACCCATAACTTCCGCCCCGGTGTAATGGAAAAGATCGGGCTTGATTATGATGCCGTGCGTGCCATCAATCCGCGCATTGTTTATGGCGTGGTGACGGGTTATGGTAATAAAGGCCCATGGGCATTGCGCCCCGGTCAGGATTTGCTCATCCAATCGCTTTCAGGTCTGGCATATTTGTCAGACACTGCCGATGCTGGCCCGGTGCCCTTCGGACTGGCAACTGCCGATATGATTTGCGGTGCCCACTTTGTACAGGGCCTGCTGGCCGGTTTGCTGAAACGCAATAAAACCAACAGCAGCGTACTGGTAGAAGTAAGCCTGCTGGAATCGACCTTAGATCTTCAGTTCGAGGTGATCACCACTTATTTGAATGATGGCGGTCAGCTACCTAAACGCAGTAATGTGCGTGGCAGCGGTCATGCTTATTTGAGTGCACCTTACGGCATCTATAAAACACTAAACGGCTACCTGTCGCTGGCCATGGGCAACCTGCACCAGATTGGCGAGGCGGTTGGTGTAGACCTGACCTCTTACGAGGATAAAAACTCGTGGTTTGAGCGTCGTGATGAGATTATGCAATTGCTGGGCGAGAAGATTGCCCACAAAACTTCATCAGAATGGGTGAGCAGCCTGGAAGCGCAAGGCATCTGGTGCGCAGAAGTGTTGACCTATGAGCAAACCCTGCAACATGAAGGCTATTTAGCACAAGGCCTGAAACAGGAAGTTACCCTGCCTGATGGCGGCAAGCTAAGCACCACCCGCTGCCCTATCCGCATCAATGGCGAGCGTTTATATTCAGACAAGGCGGCTCCGCGTCCCGGGGCTGATACCGATATCATCAACCGTCAATTTAATTTAAGCTAA
- a CDS encoding CaiB/BaiF CoA-transferase family protein — protein sequence MKPLEDYLIVDFSQFLSGPSASLKLADMGARVIKIEKPGTGDICRQLYTSNVIMNGESSVFHAINRNKESFAADLKSEEDKAQLWELVKKADVVMHNFRPGVMERLGFDYNAVKAVNPNVVYGEISGYGSEGPWRNKPGQDLLLQSLTGLVWLSGNAGGPVPMGLSIVDMLAGNQLAQGILACLVRRSISGEGALVQVSMLESAIDFQFEAITTYYYDGKLPERSEKNNAHAYLGAPYGIYKTADGYMALAMGSIPQLGTLLGCDELLKYTEVAQAFALRDEIKTILAAHLQTNTTQHWLDILLAADIWCAQVLSWDKLMQEEGFKTLDMIQQVQMSDGYSYRTTRSPITMDGELFTSTKGSPKLGEDNETIINQLIK from the coding sequence ATGAAACCATTAGAAGATTATTTGATTGTTGATTTCAGCCAGTTCCTTTCGGGCCCCTCGGCAAGTTTGAAGCTGGCCGATATGGGTGCGCGTGTCATTAAAATTGAGAAGCCCGGCACAGGCGATATCTGTCGCCAGTTGTACACGTCAAACGTGATTATGAATGGCGAATCATCGGTGTTTCATGCCATCAACCGCAATAAAGAAAGCTTTGCTGCCGACCTGAAAAGCGAGGAAGATAAAGCCCAATTGTGGGAACTGGTGAAAAAGGCTGATGTGGTTATGCACAACTTTCGCCCCGGTGTTATGGAACGCCTGGGCTTTGATTATAACGCGGTAAAAGCGGTTAACCCAAATGTAGTTTACGGCGAAATCTCAGGCTACGGCAGCGAGGGCCCTTGGCGCAATAAGCCCGGGCAAGACCTGCTGCTGCAATCGCTCACCGGTCTGGTTTGGCTGAGCGGCAACGCCGGCGGACCGGTACCTATGGGCCTGTCTATTGTAGATATGCTGGCCGGCAACCAACTGGCACAAGGCATACTGGCTTGCCTGGTGCGCCGCAGCATAAGCGGCGAGGGCGCACTGGTACAGGTAAGCATGCTGGAATCGGCTATTGACTTCCAGTTTGAGGCCATTACCACCTACTATTATGATGGAAAATTGCCTGAACGCTCTGAAAAGAACAATGCACACGCCTATTTGGGTGCGCCTTACGGTATCTACAAAACTGCTGATGGTTACATGGCTTTGGCCATGGGTTCTATCCCGCAGTTAGGTACGTTACTGGGTTGCGATGAATTGTTAAAATATACCGAAGTTGCCCAGGCTTTTGCGCTGCGCGATGAGATCAAAACCATCCTGGCTGCTCACCTGCAAACCAACACTACCCAGCATTGGCTGGATATTTTATTGGCTGCCGATATCTGGTGCGCCCAGGTGTTAAGCTGGGACAAGCTGATGCAGGAAGAAGGTTTTAAAACGCTGGACATGATTCAGCAGGTGCAGATGAGCGATGGCTACAGCTACCGCACTACCCGCAGCCCGATAACCATGGACGGCGAGCTATTTACATCAACCAAAGGATCGCCGAAATTGGGCGAGGATAACGAGACCATTATCAACCAACTGATAAAATAA
- a CDS encoding extracellular solute-binding protein, with product MSTEKIRIAVRKFGPFESALQKLWDGYCAQTGCQLQAEMIPMDLDDLHKAIIEDDGLKNGDWDIAHVVTDWLLEAWTDGALENLQPRIAQNPPEGFPDGWSNSLLSMQQFGEAVAGLPFHDGPECLIYRKDLFNNPFEKQKFEEQYGKPLVVPQTWDDFKDIARFFTRPEDNLYGTVFAGFPDGHNTVFDFCLQVWTRGGDLLDQQGNINIHTPAAAAGLDFYRQILRDKSLIHPGTMQYESVQTGMAFARGEAAMMVNWFGFASMCEVIDETKVKGKVDIAPIPSALGEHSASLNVYWLYTIGSGSQHKDVAYDFLRYATNQRNDKLLTLEGGIGCRKSTWVDPGINAIIPYYYKLEELHQSAKMLPQLATWAQIAHLIDEVVLNAINTDVPADQLLAVGQQKIANLK from the coding sequence ATGAGTACAGAGAAGATCAGAATTGCGGTTCGCAAATTCGGTCCTTTCGAGAGTGCACTGCAAAAGCTGTGGGACGGCTATTGTGCACAAACCGGATGCCAGCTGCAGGCCGAAATGATCCCTATGGATCTGGACGATCTGCACAAAGCCATTATTGAAGACGATGGCCTGAAAAACGGCGACTGGGACATTGCCCACGTGGTGACCGACTGGCTGCTGGAAGCCTGGACCGACGGCGCCCTGGAAAACCTGCAGCCCCGCATCGCCCAAAATCCACCCGAAGGTTTTCCCGATGGATGGAGCAACTCATTATTGAGTATGCAGCAATTTGGCGAGGCCGTGGCAGGGTTACCCTTCCATGATGGCCCCGAATGCCTGATCTATCGTAAAGACTTGTTCAACAACCCGTTTGAGAAGCAGAAGTTTGAGGAGCAATACGGCAAGCCGCTGGTTGTACCCCAAACCTGGGATGACTTTAAAGATATTGCCCGTTTCTTTACCCGACCGGAAGATAACTTGTATGGCACTGTCTTCGCCGGTTTTCCGGATGGGCACAACACCGTTTTTGATTTCTGTTTACAGGTATGGACCCGTGGTGGCGATTTGTTAGATCAGCAAGGCAATATCAATATCCACACCCCTGCGGCCGCTGCCGGACTGGATTTTTACCGTCAGATACTGCGCGATAAGAGTTTGATCCATCCCGGCACCATGCAATATGAATCGGTACAAACCGGTATGGCCTTCGCCCGCGGCGAAGCTGCCATGATGGTCAACTGGTTTGGCTTTGCATCCATGTGCGAAGTAATTGATGAAACGAAAGTAAAAGGTAAAGTGGATATCGCCCCTATCCCATCGGCGCTGGGCGAGCACTCCGCATCATTGAATGTGTACTGGTTATATACCATAGGCTCTGGTAGCCAGCATAAAGATGTGGCCTATGATTTTCTGCGTTATGCCACCAATCAGCGCAATGATAAATTGCTGACGCTGGAAGGCGGGATCGGTTGCCGTAAATCAACCTGGGTTGATCCGGGCATCAATGCCATCATCCCTTACTATTATAAACTGGAAGAACTGCATCAATCGGCCAAAATGCTGCCGCAACTGGCCACCTGGGCACAGATTGCGCACCTGATTGACGAGGTGGTGCTGAACGCCATTAATACCGATGTACCGGCAGATCAGTTGCTGGCCGTCGGTCAGCAGAAAATTGCTAACCTAAAATAA
- a CDS encoding Gfo/Idh/MocA family protein, whose translation MEIKYKPTLPQTPLPIVIIGAGGIVGDAHLPAYRKAGFEVFGITNRTRARAEKLAAEWNIPHVFDTVDDAVAAAPANAVYDITIMPEQFVATLEKLPEGAGVLIQKPMGDYFWQTKEILEVCRRKKLMAAINCQLRFAPYVAAARYMIDQGLIGELYDMEVRVTLQTPWELFPHVMIHPRLEIQYHSIHYIDLLRSFLGDPHSVMAKTLKHPAKSLSSSRSTILFDYGNTMHAVINTNHDHAFGPHNQESFIKWEGTKGAIKARMGLLMDYPHGVPDKFEYCIVEEGKAPEWKEVQLEGSWFPDAFIGTMSSVMRYKNGETNVLPTSVEDVVKTMAVVEAAYKSSDTGGVIADYVE comes from the coding sequence ATGGAAATAAAATATAAACCAACATTACCGCAAACCCCGCTGCCTATTGTCATCATCGGCGCAGGCGGTATTGTTGGCGATGCGCATTTACCGGCCTATCGTAAGGCTGGCTTCGAGGTGTTTGGTATTACCAACCGTACCCGTGCCCGTGCCGAAAAACTGGCTGCCGAGTGGAACATCCCCCACGTTTTTGATACCGTTGATGATGCTGTTGCTGCTGCACCGGCCAACGCGGTTTACGATATTACCATTATGCCCGAGCAGTTTGTGGCCACGCTGGAGAAACTGCCCGAGGGCGCCGGTGTACTGATCCAAAAACCAATGGGCGACTACTTTTGGCAAACCAAGGAGATATTGGAAGTTTGCCGACGCAAAAAACTGATGGCCGCCATCAATTGCCAGCTACGTTTTGCGCCATACGTGGCCGCTGCCCGCTATATGATTGATCAAGGCCTGATTGGTGAGCTTTACGATATGGAAGTGCGCGTAACCCTGCAAACCCCATGGGAGCTGTTCCCGCACGTAATGATCCACCCGAGGTTAGAAATTCAGTACCACAGTATCCATTATATTGATCTGCTGCGCTCGTTCCTCGGCGATCCGCATAGCGTAATGGCTAAAACGCTGAAACATCCGGCTAAAAGCTTATCGTCATCGCGCTCAACTATTTTGTTTGATTACGGCAACACCATGCACGCGGTGATCAACACTAATCACGACCATGCTTTTGGTCCGCACAACCAGGAGAGCTTTATTAAGTGGGAAGGCACCAAAGGCGCCATTAAAGCCCGCATGGGCCTGCTGATGGACTACCCGCACGGTGTGCCAGACAAGTTTGAGTATTGCATTGTAGAGGAAGGCAAAGCACCGGAGTGGAAAGAGGTACAACTGGAAGGCTCGTGGTTCCCCGATGCTTTCATCGGTACCATGAGCAGCGTAATGCGCTACAAAAACGGCGAGACCAATGTATTGCCAACCAGTGTAGAAGACGTGGTTAAAACGATGGCCGTGGTAGAAGCGGCATATAAATCAAGCGATACGGGAGGCGTGATCGCTGATTACGTTGAATGA
- a CDS encoding MaoC/PaaZ C-terminal domain-containing protein translates to MHFKSTFFEDYTLGEKRVTFGRTITETDFVVHAGHTGDFFPHHMDAEWCATQPFKQRIAHGTMIFSIGIGLTASEINPEAFSKGYDKLRFVKPVFIGDTIHSEITISEKTDAKKPEYGTVTEHVEIINQHGEVVQVCDHLLLVKKKNL, encoded by the coding sequence ATGCATTTTAAATCAACTTTCTTCGAAGATTATACCCTGGGCGAAAAACGTGTAACCTTTGGCCGCACCATTACCGAGACAGATTTTGTGGTTCATGCCGGTCACACTGGTGATTTTTTCCCTCACCACATGGATGCCGAGTGGTGTGCTACCCAGCCGTTTAAGCAGCGTATTGCCCACGGAACGATGATTTTCAGTATCGGGATTGGCTTAACGGCTTCTGAAATAAATCCTGAGGCTTTTTCAAAAGGATATGATAAATTGCGCTTTGTAAAACCGGTGTTCATCGGCGATACCATCCACTCAGAAATTACCATCTCTGAGAAAACAGATGCCAAGAAACCTGAATACGGAACCGTAACAGAACACGTTGAAATTATTAACCAGCATGGCGAAGTGGTGCAGGTATGCGATCACTTATTGCTGGTAAAGAAGAAGAACCTTTAA
- the fucP gene encoding L-fucose:H+ symporter permease, with amino-acid sequence MQVNTGTAEQPVAESSLKGKTLLLPFILICSLFFLWGMVHNLDGILIPHLKKACQLNNRQSTLVDTAVYLAYFLMAIPAGILLKKFGYKNSIIMGLTLATIGAALFIPAANALTYLGFLGSLFIIGCGIAILETAANPYSALLGDPAGANTRINLAAGFNGVAAFVGPLVGTIFILSGKDMTPEQMSKMAPTERSAYLLHEASSVKMPYGVLAGVLALVAILFFVTKLPEIKNVSKEETTGGSFFGTLRHMHLRWAVVAQFFYVGAQTCVTSFFIKMSIQGGHFDEKTAGYYLSIYGVFFVGGRFVGTAIMQFVKAPKLLAIYGILAAILCAIAIVGKGAYVVYCLWGIGFFMSIMFPTIFGLGIDGLGDDTKPASSWLIMSIVGGAILPYIMGTVIDINHDRIQSGYIIPLLCFLVVIYYGISGYKIKKHLA; translated from the coding sequence ATGCAAGTAAACACTGGCACCGCGGAGCAACCCGTTGCCGAAAGCTCATTGAAAGGCAAAACACTGCTGCTGCCCTTCATCCTCATTTGTTCGCTGTTCTTTTTATGGGGCATGGTGCACAACCTGGATGGTATTTTGATACCGCACCTAAAAAAAGCGTGCCAGTTAAATAACCGCCAGTCTACACTGGTAGATACCGCCGTATACCTGGCCTATTTCCTGATGGCTATTCCGGCGGGTATATTGCTTAAAAAATTTGGCTATAAAAACAGCATCATTATGGGTTTAACGCTGGCTACCATTGGTGCGGCGTTATTCATCCCGGCGGCCAATGCACTCACTTACCTGGGCTTTTTAGGCTCGTTATTTATTATTGGCTGTGGCATTGCCATTCTGGAAACCGCCGCCAACCCTTATTCAGCTTTGCTGGGCGATCCGGCTGGTGCCAATACCCGTATCAACCTGGCGGCCGGTTTTAACGGTGTGGCTGCATTTGTTGGTCCGCTGGTGGGTACCATTTTTATCCTGTCAGGAAAAGACATGACGCCTGAGCAAATGAGCAAAATGGCGCCAACAGAACGCTCGGCCTATTTACTGCATGAAGCATCATCGGTAAAAATGCCCTACGGTGTGTTGGCTGGTGTGCTGGCACTAGTTGCCATTCTATTCTTCGTTACCAAATTGCCCGAAATTAAAAACGTCAGCAAGGAAGAAACAACCGGCGGCAGCTTCTTCGGCACGCTTAGGCATATGCACCTGCGCTGGGCTGTTGTTGCACAGTTCTTTTATGTAGGCGCGCAGACCTGCGTAACCAGCTTTTTTATCAAGATGTCTATCCAGGGCGGTCACTTTGACGAGAAAACAGCCGGTTACTACCTGAGTATATACGGCGTATTCTTTGTAGGCGGACGCTTTGTAGGCACAGCCATTATGCAATTTGTAAAAGCGCCTAAACTGTTGGCTATTTACGGTATACTGGCAGCCATTCTTTGTGCTATAGCTATTGTGGGCAAAGGCGCTTATGTGGTTTATTGTTTGTGGGGCATCGGCTTCTTTATGTCTATCATGTTCCCTACCATTTTTGGATTGGGTATTGATGGCCTGGGCGATGACACCAAACCGGCATCATCATGGCTCATCATGTCTATCGTTGGCGGTGCTATTCTGCCTTACATCATGGGTACGGTGATCGACATTAATCATGATCGCATCCAGAGCGGTTACATCATTCCGCTGCTTTGTTTCCTGGTGGTGATCTACTACGGCATAAGTGGTTATAAGATCAAGAAACATTTAGCTTAA